The window CGGAACGATACTTGAGCATCCAATTGTTGCCTTTCCTTTAGAAAGAACTGTTTATATAACCAACTTAAAAACCTGTTGTAAATATTGAGTTGCTAACCAACTTGTTGCCTGTCTGCTCAcacttcatttttacttttctacGTGTACTTGTAGACATAAGAAAGAAGTGCTGCAAAGAATATGGTTTTTTATTTAAGCCTGGCCCATAATggtgttaaaaaacaaacactaaatGCTTACTGACAGAACTCTTGGAGTGGTTTGCCGCCCTCTTCTGGTTTGGATTTTGTAACACGATCATTGGTTCCTAATTGATACTCGGGTTTGCTCCTTGCTGAGAATTTGGCTTCAAAATTGTACACCCATTGCTCTTGATTGTCAGTTTCAGCAACTCAACATTAAAGTTGGATATTatcctgaagtattttttttatccttacATCTTAGGTGAATTTTAGGAGTGTCATACTCTGTAAAACAATGTAAAGGATAGCACACAGCTTGTTCACGATCCTAAGGGAGCTGGAGGAAGGTGTATTTTGAGTAGCTTCGTGCATTCTTTCACTAGTCTGTCTTCCCTAGGGCTTCTAAGCAAGTCAGCATCTTTGAACCTTTACAGGTTATTCATGGAAGGTTCTGCTGTCTGCTGGCAACGCTTAAATCActactttaaaatactttcttaaCAGACTCAGTGTCGAACAAAGAATTTTATGACGCTTTGAGGGAAGAATTTTATGACAGACTGAGTGGAGTTGCCTTAATTCCCAGAGCACGTATATTGCTTGAAaatccctgcagccctcctggccTGTTTAAGTGATCCGTTTCACTATTAGAAAAGTAACTGAGGTTCACAAAgacttttgcttttatttgtttggttttttttgtttgctttgaagaGCAGCcatgaagagcagaaaaaaagccatagTTTTCTTTGATTTGGGCTTTTCTTCTATTAGAAACATACTGAAGACCACAAACATCACTTAGGAAAGTGACCAAGCACATTTTAGATGATTTTGGCAGTTAGTACCACACAAAGCTAAATTCAGGCATGGGATCTGGTGCTGAGAAAGTTCTGGAACGTATTAATTCTTTGAATTTTGGTTCTTCCTGAATTGTTAGTGTGTTTTGTTAGCAAactctgctggctgtgctaaATCAGAAGTATTGCTGCTGGCCACAAATCAGAAGGTATTCTGTCAGCTCCAGGTAGTAGGATGTGCATTTTCAAAGGGTGACTTCTCCGTAAGTATTTGTCCTTATCAGTTGTCTGAAGGCATAGAGAGCTCCACAGTTCGCAAGCTTGAAAAGTAGGAAGAAACAAGAGCCTGAAGGcaacaggaaagaggaaaaaaacaagtcagCATATTTGCTAACTTTAGCTTTTAGTAAATTGATATGCCTTTATATGAGATCAGCTTTTAGGGATGGGTCTGTatccttcttgtttttctgtaacTTTCTTTTCAAAGTGTAAAAGCCAGCAAAAAGTTACTTGCCCAAGTACTTTTTGCACTATGTGAGAATACTGGTCTCACAGAGGTGGTTCAAAAAAATTTCTCCTGCCCTTTTTttggtatcatagaatcacagaatggcccaggttggaagggacctcaaggatcatgaagctccaatgCCCTCTCCACAGACAGGGCCACTagcctccacatttaatactacaccaggctgcccagggccccatccaacctggccttgaacacctccagggatggggcatccacaacctctctgggcagcctgttccagcacctcaccacctcCTTGTAGAGCCAGGATTTCCCTCTTGGATTATAAATAGCAGACCAAGACGGAACTACATTTCAAAGAACCTACTCTGATTCTCTAGCTGATTACTATCTTaagaattaatgtttttttctttgttgttttcttcaggtACTCTGTCTCAGAATGCTTGAAGATTTATaatgtttaaaataagaatttaaatGACTTTGGACTGTTCAAACTGGTAAACTCGCATGGTTGGACTAAATAGTActaagaaaatattattcttaATTGCAGGGTCATGAAAAGAGGCAGAAGTCCCAGGATGATGTTCATAATCTAGGAGGAGAATTCTGCCAATGGTACTTTGAACTCCTGAATTCTCAGCATCCTCTGGGAGTAAAATCTGAAGAAACTTGGGGACCGCAGCATTTCTGGGAGAATGCCAAAATGAAGTTCTGTTACaacacagtagaaaaaaatgtggaagatTATGATGGTGCGGAAATGGTGAGCCTTCGTCTGCTCTCGCTGGTTAAAGAAGAATATCTTTTATTCAACCCTAACTTGACTGCTGATGGACTGAAATGTGCCATGTCTCGACATGGGTTAGTACTGGTGGCAGTGGCCGGCACAGTACATAGAGGCAACATATGTTTGGGTATCTTTGAACAAATTTTTGGACTCATTAGGTGTCCTGTTAGAGGGAAtacctggaaaataaaaattgtggATCTTAAAATAGTTGGACAGGATGCTCTGGAGCCTGGAATCCAGATCGAGAAACCCTCCATCAAATACGAGTCAAATCAACTGCAAGAGTGGTACGATGGGAGAGAACTGGCAGTGCTCGAACCTCACAAATACTGAGCAATGCTTTCAAGATAGAGTGACCAATGGTGGGGGAAAAACCTGTACAGCACTTATAGTGCTTAGTTGAGGATTGAAATGGTTGAAGCAATGtgattttgtctctttcttgAATCAGATTTGCTGGATGACAAATGGAAATGCAGAGTCTAAAGTATTCATACAGGTGATGGTTTGGAGTACCTTTCTGACAGCTAACAAACATTTAAACATATCACTGTAGAGTTTGTAACTATAGTTGGGAATGGAGTTACTTAAAGAATGCAGGTACATTTGATTATGGGAAGTTTTATGTCAAGTTGGATGACCTTGAGATCACAAGCTGCGAGTTGCTTCTTTTTGAGAAACCATTTTAAATTCCTGAGTTATAAGAGAACATCCTTGCTTCTGGCTTTCTGAAATTGAGACTGGTGAATGTCCGAATGGTCTTTTAAAAGTCCCAAGAAAGCCATCTGCTGATTTGGGAATTGTTGGAGGGAACGGGCAGAGTGAAGCAAATGGAGATGCTGCCTATTCATTCTGAATGTGATTTCTCCTCTAGCCAGTAGTAGCAGTTTACTGGGACAGTGCAGAGGTTAGCAGAGGTTGAATTTTGTATCTTTATTTTCGTTCACTTTACAGTTCCATCGTTGAGATGGTTTGCAGGTATCTGTTTCTAGCACTTGGATCAAATGGTTGATTTTATGACTTGCAGACTTAGTGTCTGAAGCAAATGCTTTGATAATTATTTTGCATATACTTGCAACAGAGTTTCTAATATAATAATTGtaatttttatatgttttctCAAAATTGGAATTTCTGTCTACTCCTAGCTGCTTTATTATATTGTCCAGACAATGGGAGTTCACAAGTGgtgatataaaataaataaagaatctAAATACTGCTGAAATTATTGCCATTGTAGAATTTGTTTGTacgattttttttccttcttcttaagTGATTAATGGTGAAACTAGATGAAAACTTCTAGCATCTTCTTTGGCTtatttaggagttctgttttattttatagctTCCCCAATACAAgcagtgaaaatggaaatgttccGTGTAGCGTGAGAacacttcttttgtttttgatgtGTTTGTCAGAGAAGCCAAGTGGTGAAATTCCGGGTGGATGCGGGAAACAAGAAGATTCAGGTATGCGATATACCAAGAAATACCCAGAACTGATTTTTACAAACAATCTGAATCTAAAGTTGTTTttaacaccaccaccaccaccaaaatcTGAAACGATTTGTTTTCTAAGCAAAAGTTCAAATACAGTGTTGGAATGCTCTTTCCCAATAAACAGCTGAGGTATGACTTACTCAGCTACTGTCTGATAATAAATAAACGTCAGCCTAAAATTAAAATGGTTTCTTCATGTGTTGAGAATTGCATTCTTTGTAAGGTGAGGACAAAAGCCAACCCAGAGGCCTAAATGGGCACTTTTTCAACGTTCAGTATGCAGATCTGTACTACAACAACATGTTCGGTCTTTTGCAGAATTCTAGTTTCTAGCTGGCACAGTAACTTTAGTCTGTGTTAAATATGAGCGTGACAAAGGGTGTAGTTGTTTATTACTGCGTTAAGTAGATTTGATGTGAGCTGTCCCCTTCTGCTCAGGTAAGGTCAGGTAAGTGCCCTTGCTTCCTTCTGTCAACATTACTGATAATGCTTCTTCTGAACAAGAGGGAGTGAGGACTGGTCCCAGTTAAAACTAGTATCCTCAGCAACTCTTCTGGCTGGCCAGCTGTGACAAGGCTGGCCATGCCAGTGCCCACGTAAGGAACAgagactttccttttctggtgcCAACCTGAACTTCTCTGAAATTAAATGAGTGATCACACGACTGGGTAAATTCCTATTCTATAGCAGAGTGGAATAGATGACGTGCagtttactgatgacctggTGGTGCAGCTGAATGCTCTTGTGGTTGTCGAGCAAGCTGGTAAGATCTTGATAACTAGACTGCAGCAGTTAACCCAGGTTGCTGCCACAGAATGCACAGGAAACAGTACAGTGTCTGCTCTTCACGGTCTCACCA of the Gallus gallus isolate bGalGal1 chromosome 1, bGalGal1.mat.broiler.GRCg7b, whole genome shotgun sequence genome contains:
- the C3orf38 gene encoding uncharacterized protein C3orf38 homolog isoform X2, whose translation is MASLGLSEREQAGCRQILELLETEELLALTDTVTNRLVHPENRQEAIQAILVYSQSAEELLKRRKVYREIIFKYLSGQGIAVPPSSEKHQLIACVREYWDRKLTSRVSQSGERTTHAEGHEKRQKSQDDVHNLGGEFCQWYFELLNSQHPLGVKSEETWGPQHFWENAKMKFCYNTVEKNVEDYDGAEMVSLRLLSLVKEEYLLFNPNLTADGLKCAMSRHGLVLVAVAGTVHRGNICLGIFEQIFGLIRCPVRGNTWKIKIVDLKIVGQDALEPGIQIEKPSIKYESNQLQEWYDGRELAVLEPHKY
- the C3orf38 gene encoding uncharacterized protein C3orf38 homolog isoform X1, with protein sequence MASGRRRHPTQRRRRNGTGPCGTRLPLVRFDRLLGCIRASSTGVRSPAEAIQAILVYSQSAEELLKRRKVYREIIFKYLSGQGIAVPPSSEKHQLIACVREYWDRKLTSRVSQSGERTTHAEGHEKRQKSQDDVHNLGGEFCQWYFELLNSQHPLGVKSEETWGPQHFWENAKMKFCYNTVEKNVEDYDGAEMVSLRLLSLVKEEYLLFNPNLTADGLKCAMSRHGLVLVAVAGTVHRGNICLGIFEQIFGLIRCPVRGNTWKIKIVDLKIVGQDALEPGIQIEKPSIKYESNQLQEWYDGRELAVLEPHKY